The Parabacteroides timonensis sequence TCTGCATATTGATCGTAGCTGTCCAGCGCACGGCTGAAGCGGGTTATAATTCGTTCCACTGTTTCCATAGGTAAAAGGGGTAATGAGGGGCTGTTATTTCGGTTACCGGACAGCGGCTGTCCCACCAGGCGTGCTGGTTGGCTACCGGGAATATGTGGTCGTCTGAACCGATGACGGCACGTGTCCAGGGGAACTGCTTGCCGGCAGTATCGGTCGACGGAGCGAAGCGGTTGTAGATGGCTTCTAATTCTTCCTTTACCTCTTCCAGCGGGCGGGGCGGACAAGCATCGTATCGGGCGAGTATCTCGCGGGTACCGCACATGCGGCGGTTGAAACGTCGGAGACCTTCGGTTGTCAGATTGTCGAGTGTGCCCTTGAAAATCTTTTCGGGAATGCCGTATGTGTCATGTATCGGGCGGGAGGTTCCGTTGATGGCGGTTGCAGAGGTGAGTGTGTATTTGTCTGTCAATGCACATTCTGCCATCCGGACTCCCATCGACCAGGCGACGAGGTGTATCTCTTCGTACCGGCTGAGGTCTTCCTCGAATGCCGTCTCCCTGTAGTCGTAGCAGAGCATAATGTCTGTTTCTTCCCTGGTCTCCAACCGGGTGAATAGTTGCGGAGATGCGGACCAACCGGAGAAGAAGAGAAGGAGACGTGCGGCGTGATTATCTGTTTGTTTTATTATTTTCATATTGGGTAATTATGTATAACGGTGTCCCCGTAGGGGCAGGTTCCAAACCTGCCCGTTGTCACATCGTTTATATTATATTTTAATGTGTTATATAGGGCGGGTTTGGAACCCGCCCCTACAAGGCCTGTATTAACGGTTGCAAGTCGTCGGTTGTCACATCTGCTGTCAGCGAGAAACGTATCCGTGCCGTTCCTTTCGGTACCGTCGGGGGACGGACGGGAAGGCAGTAGAAGCCCTTGCGTTGCAGCTCTTCC is a genomic window containing:
- a CDS encoding DUF452 family protein — translated: MKIIKQTDNHAARLLLFFSGWSASPQLFTRLETREETDIMLCYDYRETAFEEDLSRYEEIHLVAWSMGVRMAECALTDKYTLTSATAINGTSRPIHDTYGIPEKIFKGTLDNLTTEGLRRFNRRMCGTREILARYDACPPRPLEEVKEELEAIYNRFAPSTDTAGKQFPWTRAVIGSDDHIFPVANQHAWWDSRCPVTEITAPHYPFYLWKQWNEL